A genomic window from Camelina sativa cultivar DH55 chromosome 2, Cs, whole genome shotgun sequence includes:
- the LOC104732329 gene encoding uncharacterized protein LOC104732329 isoform X1, translated as MFSVKENPRGKPENVKIENLFVQIFERKRRIVDQVKQQVDLYDHHLASKCLLAGVSPPPWLWSPSLPSQTSELNKEEIISELLFPSSRPSIICPSGRRPFSYQRPVKCLADNVVRQDLTSVVNNHLIEEQLLEEEPQHDLSHNLVRHVSNHSHEQDANIAPPRDVHEKEGLPESVSIDCRENQSCSSPEHSQNQTVETNVDATSPGCSQGEKVLKSVPTTGCERKPSPPGYRQEENDPDAYLDPGLSLAKMQRSRSRQKALELRSSAKASKSRSKSRSDLKSSPDGNIGFGIASLRSDSVSEIKLFKHDENDVECGNEEENSNSQVKGGDQCIKTSLTTESFTLHQKVDSVKKTLSGDAYASSVPESVPESGHVNNIDLLQCNETIKEGSAEVDEQVDDPKSRTCNETAYLDGSTEQVDYPKSRSCNETAYLDGSTEQVDDPKSRSCSETAYLDGSTRSKSSSQDSAKEKHQESSNSFSGNFQSRNSNPSDRAAHEVELPQAISMTNELSMMTNAETSIFQSGIIATSRSNAREDRFKTEHSGSVESSPVDVEPRDSMLVLQDSHVKDSLNPSTVDVEGLVFENITSNDQSEEKGECVDTNRCSSAERVNQTGISPDETLCAGAIQDSMSKTELLGFFESPLVELQSRDSVMHSDDESEFLKPIAVIGEALVEEDSNGVSIESSSISNSRSSNQTDITVVEPLVVESILQESVTPENLIDHSKRCDISCGSKEMLPLGSVTNAGSSQCHERISRPRCSATEEESANEYKDLSVGSYHKSADKQLEVREGNSSLGIPDRPVFVKPASTHFDDNEECNFHEVPVKIQEKSIMEKVPTPASAAKVFDLPYLTDFGVNLSADNEILEHSELKIEMVQEMESHARRSGLKVGEDEPAESNTFTGHLDASRKRAQHETSYEKGVPPIKRDEKCTETEDSHDPESSIQEFFCSSSAIGGSMRQNKRRRTLEKTTSRVLSPSPGGDNLELDSVRETVHLREEVACNNLDNYEVELQKLIGSASSDHYGVELQKMIGSASSAELRFDESYLFKEAGLMSPASPSFRPEQLSVQRSQIAPDHGVRSENIHFLPFAGKTSHGLASCIVRDSDGSPCLPPLGLISSDDGSPPVLEGFIIQTDDENQSGSKNQLNHDSFQLPRTTAESTAMIEQICKSACRTTPSLHLAETFKFDGKLDLDQSVSTELFDGMFFSQNLEGSSVFDNLGINHDYTGRSYTDSLPLSGGGSSAEASNPCTSPTEKLWYRSLQKSSSSEKRSSQTPDLPCISEENENVEEEAENLCTNTPKSMRSEKQRSSILELPCIAEENENMEEISEAVNEASGSERENVSAEMKLLGDVNEEDPMKFLPLVSEAKILVDRQSLDSVNTAFSFSAKCNSVKSKVGKQSNRRFTGKGKENQSGAGAKRNVKPPSSRISKPKLSCNSSLETVGPRLPEKEPRHNNIVSNITSFVPLVQQQKPAPALITGKRDVKVKALEAAEASKRIAEQKEKDRKLKKEAMKLERARQEQENLRKQEIEKKKKEDDRKKKEAEMAWKQEMEKKKKEEERKRKEFEMADRKRQREVEDKKVKEAKRQRIAEIQRQQREADEKLQAEKELKRHAMDARIKAQKELKEDQNNAEKPRGQANTRIPEVRSKSNSSDDTNTLRSSRDNYFKVISNPGKMSEEPNMGFEEMEESYDMSPYKCSDDEEEEEDNNYDMSNKKFVPTWASKSNVTVAVIPQQSLDPKITFPVKRKCDISEVLLPPRFQSR; from the exons ATGTTTTCCGTCAAGGAGAATCCGAGGGGGAAGCCAGAGAATGTGAAGATTGAGAATCTTTTCGTTCAGATCTTTGAGAGGAAGAGGCGAATCGTCGACCAGGTTAAGCAACAAGTAGATCTCTATGACCACCATTTAGCCTCCAAATGCCTACTCGCCGGAGTATCTCCTCCGCCGTGGCTTTGGTCTCCGTCTCTACCTTCCCAAACTTCCG AGTTGAATAAGGAGGAGATTATATCAGAACTTCTATTTCCTTCATCAAGACCTTCCATCATTTGTCCTAGCGGTCGTCGTCCCTTTTCATACCAACGGCCTGTCAAGTGTCTAGCTGACAATGTAGTAAGACAAGACCTGACGTCTGTGGTAAATAATCACCTGATAGAAGAGCAGTTGCTTGAAGAGGAACCACAACACGACCTCTCACACAACTTAGTCAGACATGTTTCGAATCATTCTCATGAGCAGGATGCTAATATTGCACCTCCTAGAGATGTCCATGAGAAAGAGGGATTGCCAGAAAGTGTCTCAATCGATTGCAGAGAGAatcaaagttgttcatctcctGAACACTCTCAGAATCAGACAGTTGAAACTAATGTTGATGCTACATCTCCTGGATGTAGCCAAGGGGAAAAGGTTCTCAAAAGTGTCCCAACTACTGGTTGTGAGCGGAAACCATCACCTCCCGGTTATCGTCAAGAAGAAAATGATCCAGACGCTTACCTTGACCCTGGATTATCACTTGCTAAGATGCAGAGATCAAGGTCACGTCAGAAAGCTTTGGAGCTTCGTAGTAGTGCCAAAGCGTCGAAAAGCCGTTCAAAAAGTAGAAGTGATCTCAAATCTTCTCCGGATGGAAACATAGGCTTTGGGATTGCTTCTTTAAGGTCTGACAGTGTTAGTGAGATTAAGTTATTTAAGCATGATGAGAATGATGTAGAGTGTGGAAACGAAGAAGAGAACAGCAATTCTCAAGTTAAAGGAGGGGATCAGTGTATTAAAACTAGTTTAACTACGGAGTCTTTTACCTTGCATCAGAAAGTGGATTCGGTGAAAAAAACTTTGAGCGGGGATGCTTATGCTTCTAGTGTACCAGAATCTGTACCCGAGTCTGGTCATGTGAATAACATTGACTTATTACAGTGCAATGAGACAATTAAAGAAGGGTCTGCCGAAGTAGATGAGCAAGTGGATGATCCCAAAAGCAGAACTTGCAATGAAACTGCTTATCTCGATGGAAGTACTGAGCAAGTGGATTATCCCAAAAGCAGAAGTTGCAATGAAACTGCTTATCTCGATGGAAGTACCGAGCAAGTGGATGATCCCAAAAGCAGAAGTTGCAGTGAAACAGCTTATCTCGAtggaagtacaagatctaaaagcTCAAGTCAAGATAGCGCCAAGGAGAAACATCAGGAATCAAGCAACTCCTTTTCTGGTAACTTTCAGTCAAGAAATTCAAATCCCTCTGACCGGGCTGCTCATGAAGTAGAATTACCTCAAGCAATATCTATGACTAATGAACTTTCTATGATGACAAATGCTGAAACGAGCATCTTTCAATCTGGAATCATTGCAACATCCAGAAGTAATGCTCGAGAAGATAGATTCAAGACCGAGCATTCAGGCTCTGTTGAGTCTTCTCCAGTTGATGTGGAGCCAAGAGATTCAATGTTAGTACTGCAAGATAGCCATGTAAAAGATTCACTGAATCCCTCTACTGTTGATGTGGAAGGTTtagtatttgaaaatataactaGCAATGATCAATCAGAAGAAAAGGGTGAATGTGTTGACACGAACAGATGTTCAAGTGCTGAAAGGGTAAACCAAACGGGCATCTCCCCAGATGAGACCTTATGTGCGGGTGCAATCCAAGATTCTATGTCCAAGACTGAGCTTTTGGGCTTTTTTGAGTCCCCTTTAGTTGAACTGCAGTCGAGAGACTCAGTAATGCACTCAGACGATGAAAGTGAATTTTTGAAGCCCATTGCTGTTATTGGTGAAGCTTTAGTGGAGGAAGATAGCAATGGTGTATCGATTGAAAGTAGCAGTATTTCAAATTCTAGAAGTTCAAACCAAACTGACATCACGGTAGTTGAGCCATTGGTGGTTGAATCTATTCTTCAGGAAAGCGTTACGCCGGAAAACTTGATTGACCATTCTAAAAGATGTGATATTAGTTGTGGGTCCAAAGAAATGCTGCCACTGGGTTCAGTGACAAATGCTGGGAGTAGCCAATGCCATGAAAGAATTAGTAGGCCAAGATGCTCAGCCACAGAAGAGGAATCAGCAAATGAATATAAGGATCTTTCTGTTGGCTCTTATCATAAATCGGCTGACAAACAGCTTGAAGTTAGAGAAGGAAATTCATCGCTGGGAATCCCTGATCGCCCTGTTTTTGTGAAGCCTGCATCAACCCATTTTGATGATAATGAAGAATGCAATTTCCATGAGGTTCCAgtgaaaattcaagaaaaatcaATAATGGAGAAGGTCCCCACCCCAGCATCCGCTGCAAAGGTGTTTGATCTCCCATATCTCACTGATTTTGGAGTAAATCTCTCGGCTGACAATGAAATTTTGGAGCACAGTGAGTTAAAAATAGAAATGGTACAAGAAATGGAATCGCATGCAAGGCGCTCTGGCTTAAAAGTAGGAGAGGATGAACCTGCAGAGTCAAATACATTTACTGGCCATTTAGATGCATCGAGAAAGAGAGCTCAACATGAAACATCCTATGAAAAAGGTGTTCCCCCAATTAAAAGAGATGAAAAATGTacagaaacagaagattctcATGATCCAGAGAGCTCGATTCAGGAATTTTTCTGCTCTAGTTCCGCCATTGGGGGATCCATGCGGCAGAATAAGCGGAGAAGAACCCTGGAAAAAACAACTAGTAGAGTGCTTTCGCCAAGCCCAGGG GGAGACAATCTCGAGTTAGATTCTGTTAGGGAAACAGTACATCTTCGGGAGGAAGTTGCATGTAACAACCTCGATAACTATGAAGTTGAGTTACAGAAGTTGATTGGATCTGCATCTTCAGATCACTATGGTGTTGAGTTACAAAAGATGATCGGATCTGCATCTTCAGCTGAGTTACGATTTGATGAG AGTTACTTATTCAAGGAAGCTGGATTGATGAGTCCTGCCTCACCTTCCTTCAGACCAGAACAGCTAAGTGTACAGAGGAGTCAAATTGCTCCAGATCACGGAGTTAGATCAGAAAATATTCACTTTTTGCCATTTGCTGGAAAAACATCACATGGATTAGCTAGTTGCATTGTTCGCGATTCAGATGGTTCTCCTTGTTTACCACCCTTGGGTTTGATAAGCTCAGACGATGGAAGCCCCCCTGTTTTGGAGGGATTTATAATCCAAACGGATGATGAAAATCAAAGCGGCTCCAAAAACCAATTAAATCATGACAGCTTCCAACTTCCAAGAACTACAGCAGAAAGTACAGCcatgatagagcagatttgcaAGTCTGCTTGCAGGACCACTCCGTCATTACATTTGGCTGAAACATTTAAGTTCGATGGAAAACTAGACTTGGATCAGTCCGTTTCAACTGAGCTATTTGATGGCATGTTTTTCAGTCAGAATCTCGAGGGTAGCTCTGTCTTTGATAACTTAGGGATTAACCATGATTATACAGGAAGATCGTACACTGACTCTCTGCCTCTTTCTGGTGGTGGCTCATCTGCTGAGGCTAGTAATCCTTGCACGTCACCGACTGAGAAGTTGTGGTATAGAAGTTTGCAAAAGTCTTCCAGTTCAGAGAAACGAAGCAGTCAGACACCAGACCTACCTTGCATTAGCGAAGAGAATGAGAACGTAGAAGAGGAAGCTGAGAACTTATGCACAAACACTCCAAAGTCTATGAGGTCAGAGAAGCAAAGAAGTTCAATTCTGGAACTTCCTTGCATAGCTGAAGAGAATGAAAACATGGAAGAGATATCTGAAGCTGTCAATGAAGCATCTGGTTCTGAAAGGGAGAATGTCTCTGCCGAAATGAAACTTCTTGGTGATGTTAATGAAGAAGACCCTATGAAGTTTCTTCCACTTGTTTCTGAAGCCAAGATTCTTGTTGATCGACAGAGTCTAGACTCTGTCAATACTGCATTCAGCTTTTCCGCTAAGTGCAACAGTGTCAAAAGTAAAGTGGGAAAGCAGAGTAACCGAAGGTTCACGGGTAAAGGTAAAGAGAACCAAAGTGGAGCAGGTGCTAAAAGAAATGTTAAACCACCTAGTAGCAGGATTAGTAAGCCTAAGTTGTCTTGTAACTCGAGTTTGGAAACTGTAGGTCCCCGGTTACCAGAAAAAGAACCTAGGCACAACAACATCGTCTCCAACATCACTTCGTTCGTTCCACTTGTGCAGCAGCAAAAACCAGCACCTGCACTAATTACAG GCAAGAGGGATGTCAAAGTAAAGGCCCTGGAGGCTGCTGAGGCTTCAAAACGGATTGCTGaacagaaagagaaagatcGTAAGCTGAAGAAGGAAGCTATGAAGCTTGAAAGGGCTAGACAGGAACAGGAAAATCTGAGAAAGCAGGagatagagaagaaaaagaaagaagatgatcgaAAGAAAAAGGAGGCGGAAATGGCTTGGAAGCAagagatggaaaagaaaaagaaagaagaagagcggAAGAGAAAGGAGTTTGAGATGGCTGATAGGAAAAGGCAGAGGGAAGTAGAAGACAAAAAGGTGAAGGAAGCTAAAAGACAACGCATTGCAGAAATTCAGAGACAGCAAAGAGAGGCTGATGAAAAACTACAAGctgaaaaagaattgaaaagacATGCTATG GATGCGAGGATAAAAGCACAGAAAGAACTCAAAGAAGACCAAAATAATGCAGAGAAACCCCGAGGACAAGCGAATACTAGGATCCCTGAAGTGAG ATCAAAGAGTAATTCCAGTGACGATACCAATACTTTAAGAAGCTCCAGGGATAATTATTTCAAG GTGATAAGCAATCCAGGGAAAATGTCTGAAGAACCCAACATGGGATTTGAAGAAATGGAAGAATCGTACGACATGTCTCCATACAAATGCTCAGAcgacgaagaggaagaggaagacaacAATTACGACatgtcaaacaaaaaattcGTTCCTACTTGGGCCag TAAGAGCAATGTCACGGTCGCTGTCATTCCCCAACAAAGCCTTGATCCTAAAATTACTTTCCCCGTAAAAAGAAAATGCGATATAAGCGAAG TTCTTTTGCCTCCAAGGTTCCAATCAAGATAG